The Dethiosulfovibrio peptidovorans DSM 11002 nucleotide sequence GGCCTTAACCAGAGGGATCCCCTTGGTGTACTCGACGAAGAGACTGACCATGTCGGCCAGGTCGTTCTGGGTCTCTTTCTGCAATCTGCCGCTGGACTCGATACCGGAATACATCACGAACAAAGCGACGGGGATCAGTGACACCATGGCCAACCCCATTCTCCAGTCCACGTAGAAGAGTCCGCCTCCCACGATCGCCGCTACGACGATGCTGCTGACCGTCTTGGACCAGAAGTGGACCACCACCGGCTGAAGGTTCCCCACGTCTTTCTGGATAACCGTGTTAAGCTCTCCTATTCTTTCATCTGTGTAGAACCCAAGATAGATCCTCTTCATGGTGCGGATGAGCCTCTCCCTGACTGTCGCGACCGTGTCGAAACCGGCCTGATGCTGGGCTATCTCCGCCACCAGGTTGGCGACTCCCTTGGCCACGAACAACCCGACGAGCTCGAAGGCGAAACGCCACAAATCCAAGGGCATTCCCATGCCTACCTGTCTGAGTCCGTCCAGGGCTGCCATGGTTATCCCCACGTTTAAAAGGGATCCCACTGTGAAGGACGCCATGGCCAGCGACATACACAGTTTAGACTCCCCGGTCAGATCCTTTATCAAAGCCGCTAACATGCCTTCGCCTCCTCTTTCAATCTCCACCGATCAGCATCGATCCGGGAGTCGAACATCTCCCGGTAGAGACGGCTGGTCTTCAGCAGATCGTCGTGGGAGCCTCTGCACTCCACTCTGCCGTCCTCCATCACAACTATCGAATCGGCGTTCCTGATGGCCTTCAGGTTATGGGCTATTACTATGACCGTTTTCTCCTTCGTCAGGCTGTCCAAGGCCATCTGAATAAGGTGTTCGTTGTAAGGATCTATGGCGGCGGTGGCCTCGTCCAGGATGACGATGGGGGTGTCCTTCAATATCATTCTGGCGATGGAAATCCTCTGCTTCTCCCCGCCGGACAGCCTGGATCCTCCCTCTGCTAAATAGAAAAGTAATCACATAAGGAATACCCCCTTGTCGTAGAGTCAGAGGGGGTATTCACCGCAGAAATCAGGAACGAACTTTTTCTCTCACCCATTTACTGGAGATATCGCAGAGGTAGGGGACCATCTCGGCAAGCCAATCGGGAACTTCTTCCAG carries:
- a CDS encoding ATP-binding cassette domain-containing protein translates to MSGGEKQRISIARMILKDTPIVILDEATAAIDPYNEHLIQMALDSLTKEKTVIVIAHNLKAIRNADSIVVMEDGRVECRGSHDDLLKTSRLYREMFDSRIDADRWRLKEEAKAC